The Lewinella sp. 4G2 nucleotide sequence AAGAGGGCGGCGATGAAGGAGGCCGGGTTGGCTTCGTCCTTTCCCACCAGGTCGTAGGCGGTGCCGTGGTCGGGGCTCGTCCGAATGGCGGGCAGGCCGGCCGTGTAGTTGACGCCCTTACCGAAGCTGAGGGCTTTAAAAGGGATCAATCCTTGGTCGTGATACATGGCCAGGACGCCGTCGAAGTCGTGTTGCTTGCCGGCACCGAAGAATCCATCGGCGGGGAAGGGGCCCATGGCGAGAATGCCTTCCTTCTTGGCGGCCTCCACGGCGGGGCGGACGACCTTAATGTCCTCCATCCCGATCTTACCGTTGTCGCCGGCGTGGGGGTTAAGGCCGAGCACGGCGATGACGGGGCGCTGGAGCCCGAAGTCCGACCGCAGCGCGGCGTCCATGATCTTTAGTTTGTCGACGATGGCCTTCTTCGTCACTTTGGCGGCCACCTCCGCTACGGGGATGTGGTTGGTGACGACGCCGACGCGCAGTTCGTTCGTCACCAGGAACATCAGGCTTTCTTCGGCTCCGAGGCGTTCGGTCAGCATTTCGGTGTGGCCGGGGTAGGGGAAGCCTTCCTTGGGCATCACCGATTTATTGATGGGGGCGGTGACGAGGCCGTCGATGTTGCCCTCCTTGAGGTCTTCCACGGCCTGCTCGAGGGCGAGAGCGGCGGCGCGGCCTCCGGTTTCGGTGGGTTCGCCGGGGTTCAGTTCGAAATCTTCGGGGAAGGCCAGCACCAGGTTGACCCGTCCGTCCTCAGCCGCTTCGGCGGAGTCGACGACGGTATAGGAAAAGGCTTCGGCGGCCTCTCCCTGGTAACTCTTCAACGTTGCTTCCGAGGCGTAGATGACGGGGGTGATCATGTCGAGGATACCCTCCCGTACGAGTGATTTGATCACCACCTCCGGCCCGATGCCGTTGGGGTCGCCGATGGAGATGCCGATTTGTAATGGAGTCATGGGGCGAAGGTAGGGAAATGGGGGCGAGGATGGTTTGATATGGTATAACCGGGAACGATGAATGAACGAAAACGAGGGTGGTCGGCACGTCCATGACAAACGAAAACGAGGGCCTCCCGCACGTCCTGCGGACGATTGGTCGAACCCTCGCTACGATAGACGCCCCTCCAGGGCTAGCCCCAGCGGGGCGTCTATTGTAGCGAGGGGATGATTCCCCTCGTTTTCGTTAATTCCCTAGTTTTCGTTAACCCCCTCATTTTACAATCCCCTCCCACACAAAATTCAACCCCGTCCACATTCATATAGCCCATTTTTCCTCAATCCCAAACCCCGGCACCTGCGGCAGCGCCCGCCTGCTGAAAAACCTGGGACCATTCAATAGGAGGCCGTGCTTTAGTTGGCGCTGACGCGGGTGCTATGGAAAGAAAGTTAATTGGTTGACCAAAGATTGGTTGACCAATATTTGGTTGACCACTTTATCCGTGTAACTTTGTACGGTCTTGACCGGTGGAGCCCGTACGTTGTCCCTAACCTTTGAATCTATGGATTGGCGGGCTTCCGTTTGCCGGCGTACCCCGCGCGGCGGTCGGAGACTTTCACCTTATAGTATACTTAGTCGTTCAACTTAAATTAGACAAATATGAAGTCGATTTTGCAAAACTTTTACCTGCTGGCTGCCCTCATGCTGCCGGTAGTCATGATCACCTCCTGTGGGGATGATGATGACGGTGGTGGCCCCGTTCCACCCGATCCCTCCAGCGTAGTTGCCAGTTTCTCCTCCCAAGTAGATGCGGACAACTCCCTTACCTACAACTTTACCAACAGTTCCGTCGTAAACGGCATCACTGATCGCTCCTTCTCCTCTTCCTGGGACTTTGGCGGCGACGGCACTTCTACGGATGAGAACCCAACCTACACCTTCTCCGATGAGGGTACCTTCACCGTGACGCTGACCGTGACGGCTGCTGATGGCGTTAGCGAATCCGCTTCAGAAACCATTGAGGTTACCGCACCCAAGAACCGTTACGCTGTCGTAACCGACACGCAGGACGACGACACCGGCGAACTGCGTTTGGCGCTGGAAGACTCAATCATGACCGGCCGAATCACCTTCATGTACCGCGTAGCCGCTGGCCCCGTGGATATGGATATCCAAGATGCCTTCATCAACGTAGCGGGTAACTCTACTACGGGTGACTTCGCCCTGGTTGAAGTCCGCCTGAAGGACAACGCCATGCACGCTTTCCGTGAAGGCGCTTCCGATGATGCCATCGCCGCGGCCAACTTCCCCGAAGGTATGGCTGACGTTTGGGCTCCAGTTGAGATCAGCTGGGCTGCTGACGGAACGAACGCACCGACTTACAGCGTAAGCATCAACGGCCAGTCCGTAATTACGGACGCCATCAGTACCACCAACGGTGGTGCCGGCGACGTAGATGGTCACCTGTTAGCCGTTAAGGACGGTGTCCACAACCTTCAGTGGAAGTACGCCGGTAACTCTGCCGTAAACGACGGAGTCTACCACGTGGACGACATCGTGATCTACTCCTCAGATTCCGGTACGGAAACCATCGTATTTGAAGACGACTTCCAGGGCCGCACCGCCGGTGACAACCTGGATTCCGAAGAGAACGAAGACTCTCCCTACCACCCCAACAGCACGGACGTAAGCGTAGGGGAGGACCAGTAATTTGCCATAGAACCCACGGGACACCAAGTGATGGAACGTAGGTTCCAGTTACTCAAAGAAGAGGAGTGTCCGTCCCGGCACTCCTCTTCTATTTTACTTCCCGCGGGGGTGAACGCTCCCCCCAAAAAAGCAGCGTCCTTAACAGTCGATCATTCGTGGGCCACCGACCTAGCGTGGCTGCGAACTCTTACACCGCTTCCGGCGAGTACTCCGCCAAGATTCCCTGCCCCAATCGATTGCGGAGCAGTTTAGGTGCTTAATCAGCACTGGGTAGCCGTGTACACTTTCACTTTCAAATTAATCTTGATGAACTATTTCCACCAAAATTACCGCGTGCCCGCGCGGGGAGGGCTGTGGCTCTTCGTGCTGTGCTGTTGCTTCTTCTCGGCCAGCCTGGCCGCTCAGGGCCTCGTGAGCGGAACGGTTACTGACGAAGCCAGCGAACCGCTGATCGGCGTGACGATCCTCGTGAAGGGCAGTAGCTCCGGCACGGTTACCGATTACGACGGTAACTTCAGCATCAACGCGGCTCCCAATGCCACATTGTTGGTATCCTACCTGGGGTACGAATCCAAAAGCATCCCCGTTAACGGCCAGACGAACCTTAGTATTCGCTTGGGAACGGACGCCGAAGTCCTTGACGAAGTAGTCGTCGTTGGATACGGCTCCGTGAAGAAGAGCGACGTAACGGGTAGTGTGTCTTCCGTAAAGGCGGAAGAGATCCAGGCCTTCCCGCTGCTCAATGCCGCCCAGGCACTACAGGGACGCGCTGCTGGTGTCGTTGTCCAAACTCAAAACGGTGGGGAACCAGGAGCAAATATTTCCATCCGCGTCCGCGGTAACTCTTCGCTGAATGCGAGTAGTGACCCACTGGTAGTCGTTGATGGTTTTGTGGGTGCCGCCTTCCCACAGCAGAACGACATCGAGTCCGTAGAGATTCTCAAGGACGCATCCGCAACGGCGATCTACGGTTCGCGGGGGTCCGGCGGGGTCATCCTCGTAACTACCAAGAAGGGTAAGTCCGGCCGGCCAACGCTGGAGGTGAACTCTACTTACTCCAACCAGCAAACTACTAACCGGCTGGACCTACTGGATGCTAACGGCTTTGCGCGGTACCAGAACATGATCCGGGCTAACGCCGGTGACGCACCCTACGCTCAGGGCTTAGAAAATACCGACTGGCAGGATGAGATCTACCGGACGGGCTACACCCAGAACCAGCAGCTGGCTATTTCCGGTGGTGGCGACAACGTGAACTACTACTTTTCCGGCACATACTTTGGCCAGCAGGGGATTATCGTCAACTCGGAGTTCCAGAAACTGCAGTTCCTCGCCAACGTCGACGCTCAGGTAGGTAGCCGCCTTAGGGTGGGCATCAACAGCGTGACGAGCCGCAGCGATCAGGACGGTGTATCTACCCAGTCCACCGGGCGCGATAACATCGGTTCAGTTAACGGTGGCGGCGACGACGTCGTTTCCCTGGCCTTCCGCTTTGCCCCCGACGTGGGCCGTTTCGACGAGAACGGGAACTTCTCTCAGAACACCGTCGGTGACGACATCGAAAACCCCTGGGCCGTAGCGACTCAGATCACCAACGAAACGAAGACGGATAACTCCCGCACTAACGTTTACGCCGACTTTGAGATCCTGAAGGGTCTCAACATCAAATCTACCCTGGGTTACCGGACCCAAAACAGCACCGAGGGTTACTTCAAGCCCCAGACTTTTGTGCTCTCTGCCGGTGGTGGCTTCCTGGAATCCGTGAAGCGGACCAACCTGCTGAACGAGAACTACCTGACCTACACGACGAACGTTGGCAACGGTAACCTTACCGCTACTGCTGGCCACTCTTACCAGAAGTTCACGACCGAAGGCCTGGAGGCCGGAGCCCGTGGTTTGCTGACCGACGTATTTGGTTACTACAACCTCGAAGCGGGTGCCATCGACCAGCGTACGGTGGATTCCCGTTTCTCTGAATCTGAGATTGAGTCCGTCTTCGGCCGCGTCAACTTTGACTGGGCCGATAAGTACTTGCTGACGGCTACCGTTCGCCGGGATGGGGCCTCCAACTTCGCCGCGAATAATAAGTACGCCATTTTCCCCTCCGTAGCTTTCGGCTGGAAGGTGCACCGCGAGGATTTCCTGCTGGAGAACCCCACGCTATCTACCCTGAAACTCCGTGCCAGCTACGGCCTGACGGGCAACCAGGCCATTGGCCCTTACTCTTCCCTCTCGATTTACCGCGTACAGGCTCCAACGGTTGTTGGTGGGCCCTTCGCGGTGGACCTCGCCCGGGAAGCCAACCCGGACCTGAAGTGGGAAACTTCCTACCAGACCAATATTGGTGTTGACTTCGGCTTCTTCGAGGACCGCATCACCCTGAGTGCCGATTACTACAACATCGATACTGAGGATCTGCTGGCCGTGGACCGCGCCTCCAACTTCTACCTCGGTACTTCCGATCTGGATGTACTGCGAAATGTAGGATCAATCAATAACCGCGGCCTTGAATTCTCTCTGAACTCCACCAACATCAACCGGAACGACTTCCGGTGGACGTCGAACTTCAACATTGCGCGTAACCGCAACGAGATTGTGGAACTGTCCGGCGGAACGGAGATCCTGGGTAGCGGCGCGCCCGGCTACTTCGCCGGTGGCAATACCTACATCCTCCGTGAAGGGGAAGCACTGGGTCTTTTCTGGGGTCTGAACTACCAGGGTGTGTACCAGGGTGGTGCGCTACCTACCGGCACTGCAGTGCAGGATGTTTCCCTGGACGATATGGGCAACCCCATCCCCGGTGAGCCCCTCTTCGCCGACGTGGCGGATGAGGAAGGTAACTTCGACGGTACCATCACGGATGACGACCGCCAGATCATTGGTGACCCGAACCCGGACTTCACCTTTGGCTTTACGAACACCCTGACTTACAAAGCCTTTGACCTGAATATCTTCTTTCAGGGTGCCGTAGGTGGGGATATCTATAACCTCACGGCGGTGCAGCTTTTCAATGGTGACAGTAATGGTTTGACGGATGTACTTAATTCCTGGACGCCCGAAAACCCGAATACGGATATTCCTCGGGCTACGATTCGTGGGCGGGAGCGTTCTTCCCGTTTTGTGGAGGACGGTAGCTACGTCCGCCTGAAGAACGTAGCCCTGGGCTACACCTTGCCCTCCAGCGTATTCAATAATATTGGGTTTGGTTCCTCCGCCCGCCTGTCCGTCAGTGCGCAGAACTTGTTGACATTCACCGACTATTCTGGTCTTGACCCCGAGGTAAGCTACTTCGGAAGCGGCGGAGAAAGCAGTGGAGACGACAATGTGATTCAAGGACACGACTTTGGCAATTACCCTAACCTTCGGTCCATCACCTTCTCCCTTAATTTGAGGTTCTAATAATGTGTTGCCGCTCAACCGGGCGGTGCGGCCAATTGCCCACTGCCCGGTAGAGCATCACCGTCATGCACAACACAAAATGAAATTAAAATGAAAGCATATCATTATCTACTTGCATTAGTACTCGGTCTTTCCTTTACGGGATGTTCGGACCTGGAGGAAAATGCCATCAGCCAACTGGAGCCGAGTGAGCGCGTAGTTGACCGGGCTACGGTTGAGACTACCATTGCCGGTGCCTACAGCAACCTGGCGGCGCGGGCTTTTCTTTCCCGTGGCCTCGGCCTTACCGTTATGCTCCGTTCGGACATGGTGGCCATCGGCAACCCAACAACGGCGGCCGAGCGGATCGAGCACGATCTATTTACGGTCTCTGCGACCAACCCACTCATCCTGAACCCTTCCCGGCCCGAGCGGAGTTTCTGGCCCCGGCTTTACCAAATCGTTCGTGGAGCTAACGAAACCCTCCGCGAAGTCGAAGCGCTGGAAGAGCAGGCGCCCGGTGTGAAGGAGGAAATTGCGGCCCGCGCCCGCTTCATCCGTGGTTACTCGTACTACCACCTGGTGCGCCTCTTCGGTGACGTACCCTACCTCGACGAGACCACGACGACCATCGTAGCCTCCGAAATGGGAAGAACGTCCGCTGAAGTAGTTTACGAGAACATCATTGCGGATTTCGAATACGCCAAAGAGTGGCTACCGAATACGCGCGATGACCGTGCACTGCCGGGTAAGGCTGCTGCAAGTGCCTTCCTGGCTTCCGTTTACCTCACCCGTGAGGAATGGCAAATGGCCTACGACGAGGCAACTGACATTATCAACAAGGCGGGTACGTATGATCTGGCCCTCGAGCCTGACTTTGCGAATCTTTACGATGCGGCACTGACCAACTTCAGTAAGGAGCCCATCTTCGTGATTGATTTTGTCGGTACCAACATCAACGATGAGTCACGTGACTACCTGGCGGCCTTTACGGGCTTCTACGGTCAGGCTACGTACTACCCATCGGGCGGATGGTCCGTGATGGTACCTTCTCTGGCGGTATACAACACCTGGGATGACGATGACTACCGCAAGGAGGTATCCCTGGACGACGAGGCCGTGGACAACCGCGGTAATGTGATCCCCTTCACCATGTTCTCCAGCCTGGATGGCCGTAACGCCAACCGCCCCCACATCTCCAAGTACACGTCTATGGCCGGTTCTCTGCCCCAGGCGAATACGAGTGGCCGGGATTCTGAATCCAACTACCAGCTGATGCGTTTCGCCGAGGTTTACCTCATTGCCGCCGAAGCCGCCGCTGAGCTTGGCCGGACTGCCGACGCTGACCGCTTCGTCAATATCGTCCGCGAACGGGCGCGTAATGGCGACGGATCCGGTGCCCCGAGTGCTTCCCCCGCCAACATCTCCGGTGCTACCGTTGAGGACGTACTGGAAGAAAGAAGACTGGAGTTGGCCTTTGAGCACAAGCGCTGGTACGATATCGTACGCAGAAGACTTGGTGGTGAGGCCTTTGGCCCTAATGGACTGGAGTCCGAGCTCCCAGCAAAGAGTTTTGACCCATCCCGTGATTACCTGTTGCCGATCCCTCCGATTGAGTTGAGCAATAACCCGGCCTTGACTCAGAACCCGGGCTATTAGTCAGCTACGTATTGGTAACAAAAAGGAGCCTTCCGTCCTCGTGACGGAAGGCTCCCTTCCCAAAAACTATCAACTATGTTCTCTTTTCCTACCTCTTTCGGTGGTGCGTGTATTTCCTACCGCTGCTATGTGTCAAGTGCTGGCACCGCGGTATTGCTAGCTGCTTTTACGCTGTTCAGTACCTACGCAACGGCGCAGGACCTGGATCCCACCTTGCCCCCCAGTGGTAATTTCGATCTGTCGTACTGGAAATTGACCCGCCCCAACCAGGTGGAATTGGACGAGGACGCCCTTACGAGTGGAACGACCATTCCAGGGGAATTTTACACCGACCCCGTTACCGGCGCCATGGTTTTCTGGTGCCCGAATAATGGCCGTACTGGTGGTAGCACCTACCCACGTAACGAACTCCGAGAAATGATGCGCCGGGGCGATTCCAGCATTGGTACAAAGGGAATTAATAAGAACAACTGGGTCTTCTCTTCCTCCACGCGGGCCAACCAGGAAGCTGCTGGTGGAGTAGACGGTGTGCTACGCGCCACCGTTGCCGTGGACCACGTTTCCGAAACCTCCGACGCCAGCTTCAAGATTGGCCGGACGATCGTGGGCCAGATTCACGCCTCCGACGATGAACCCTGCCGCCTCTACTACCGGAAACTACCGAACAATACGCGCGGCTCCATCTACTTCGCGCACGAACCCACGACCGGCCCCGAGCAGTGGTATGAGATGATCGGTTCCCGCTCGGACGGCATTGCGGACCCTGCGGACGGCATAGCCCTCGGTGAAAAATTCAGTTACGAAATCAAAGTTGTTGGCAATGCACTTACCGTCACGATCTCCCGGGAGGGTAAGCCCGACGTGGTGACGGAAGTCGACATGACCGACAGTGGTTTTGCCGACGACTGGATGTACTTCAAGGCGGGTAACTACAACCAAAATAATGCGGGTGATGCGGGTGAATACGCTCAGGTATCCATATTTGCCCTCGACGTTACGCACAGCGCACCAACGCCCCCCGCGGAATACACCGCACCGTCGGACATCCCCCGCTTTCAGCCCTTCCTGGCGGAGTGTAAGATCCAGGCGCCCACCAGCGCAACGCTCCGCGATCGGGACGCCTTGAACCAAGGGTACAGCCACCCAACCTGGTTCAACGTAGTGGACGGGGACAAAATCCGCTTCAACCAAACCGGTGACAGCAAACGAACCGAACTGCGCGACCTCGAGAATTGGGACCTCACCCAGGAAGACCGTTCCCTCCACGGCCGGATTGATATCGTAGAAATGACCTGCGATCAGGTCACCGTCATGCAGATCCACGACGACGCCAATGCGGGCTCCGGACCCAACAAGCCATTGCTGCGGATCTACAAGCACAATGGCCGCTCGCCCACCAATCATATTTGGGCGGCGGTGAAAACTAACGAAGGTGGCGTGGCGACCACCCACATCGACCTCGGCGAGGACCCCGGTGGCTACTTCAACTGCGACATTCGCCTGGTGGATGGCCGGATGATCATCGACTTTGAGGGCGAGGAGAAATACAATGAAGATGTATCCTTTTGGACCTGGCCCAGTTACTGGAAAGCTGGTGTCTACCTGCAGGACGAAGGCACCGCGACCGCTCACTTCGACCAACTTTTTGAAGAGGACGGTAGTGTGCAGAACTTCTTCCCCTCCGTAAGCCTCACCTCGCCCACGGCGGGGACCAACTTCACCCCGGGTAGCGACATCACCATCACGGTGGACGCGGATGACTCCGACGGTAACGTGGCGCT carries:
- a CDS encoding polysaccharide lyase family 7 protein; the protein is MFSFPTSFGGACISYRCYVSSAGTAVLLAAFTLFSTYATAQDLDPTLPPSGNFDLSYWKLTRPNQVELDEDALTSGTTIPGEFYTDPVTGAMVFWCPNNGRTGGSTYPRNELREMMRRGDSSIGTKGINKNNWVFSSSTRANQEAAGGVDGVLRATVAVDHVSETSDASFKIGRTIVGQIHASDDEPCRLYYRKLPNNTRGSIYFAHEPTTGPEQWYEMIGSRSDGIADPADGIALGEKFSYEIKVVGNALTVTISREGKPDVVTEVDMTDSGFADDWMYFKAGNYNQNNAGDAGEYAQVSIFALDVTHSAPTPPAEYTAPSDIPRFQPFLAECKIQAPTSATLRDRDALNQGYSHPTWFNVVDGDKIRFNQTGDSKRTELRDLENWDLTQEDRSLHGRIDIVEMTCDQVTVMQIHDDANAGSGPNKPLLRIYKHNGRSPTNHIWAAVKTNEGGVATTHIDLGEDPGGYFNCDIRLVDGRMIIDFEGEEKYNEDVSFWTWPSYWKAGVYLQDEGTATAHFDQLFEEDGSVQNFFPSVSLTSPTAGTNFTPGSDITITVDADDSDGNVALVEFFEGGNNKIGEDDSAPYEFTWTGVPEGDYTLTARATDNEGGSRTSLSTMITVQMPIAITGIDLVDPGPVAVGASKQLSANIIPADATNQNLTYTSSDENIATVDATGLVTGVAEGEVTITVTTEDGGFSDAISLKVLNPNSVVNWALSKPVVGTGTADGANVVSNLVDDDTDTRWSVQPFPQTATVNLERVIAISATEVTCYQNRAYQYTIEAAMDENGPYTTIVDRSTNADQGTADDPIRDVVDGFPARYVRITVTGANVYTGPWVSLTELRVFGEPVTSVTNPTGTPVALSPNPADTQVNFTGAEDYQSVSVFDQTGRLVLEQQIGTSTSLDVRALRSGVYLVRFEGAGTAFITKLVKR
- a CDS encoding PKD domain-containing protein, with amino-acid sequence MKSILQNFYLLAALMLPVVMITSCGDDDDGGGPVPPDPSSVVASFSSQVDADNSLTYNFTNSSVVNGITDRSFSSSWDFGGDGTSTDENPTYTFSDEGTFTVTLTVTAADGVSESASETIEVTAPKNRYAVVTDTQDDDTGELRLALEDSIMTGRITFMYRVAAGPVDMDIQDAFINVAGNSTTGDFALVEVRLKDNAMHAFREGASDDAIAAANFPEGMADVWAPVEISWAADGTNAPTYSVSINGQSVITDAISTTNGGAGDVDGHLLAVKDGVHNLQWKYAGNSAVNDGVYHVDDIVIYSSDSGTETIVFEDDFQGRTAGDNLDSEENEDSPYHPNSTDVSVGEDQ
- a CDS encoding RagB/SusD family nutrient uptake outer membrane protein; translated protein: MKAYHYLLALVLGLSFTGCSDLEENAISQLEPSERVVDRATVETTIAGAYSNLAARAFLSRGLGLTVMLRSDMVAIGNPTTAAERIEHDLFTVSATNPLILNPSRPERSFWPRLYQIVRGANETLREVEALEEQAPGVKEEIAARARFIRGYSYYHLVRLFGDVPYLDETTTTIVASEMGRTSAEVVYENIIADFEYAKEWLPNTRDDRALPGKAAASAFLASVYLTREEWQMAYDEATDIINKAGTYDLALEPDFANLYDAALTNFSKEPIFVIDFVGTNINDESRDYLAAFTGFYGQATYYPSGGWSVMVPSLAVYNTWDDDDYRKEVSLDDEAVDNRGNVIPFTMFSSLDGRNANRPHISKYTSMAGSLPQANTSGRDSESNYQLMRFAEVYLIAAEAAAELGRTADADRFVNIVRERARNGDGSGAPSASPANISGATVEDVLEERRLELAFEHKRWYDIVRRRLGGEAFGPNGLESELPAKSFDPSRDYLLPIPPIELSNNPALTQNPGY
- a CDS encoding TonB-dependent receptor, which translates into the protein MNYFHQNYRVPARGGLWLFVLCCCFFSASLAAQGLVSGTVTDEASEPLIGVTILVKGSSSGTVTDYDGNFSINAAPNATLLVSYLGYESKSIPVNGQTNLSIRLGTDAEVLDEVVVVGYGSVKKSDVTGSVSSVKAEEIQAFPLLNAAQALQGRAAGVVVQTQNGGEPGANISIRVRGNSSLNASSDPLVVVDGFVGAAFPQQNDIESVEILKDASATAIYGSRGSGGVILVTTKKGKSGRPTLEVNSTYSNQQTTNRLDLLDANGFARYQNMIRANAGDAPYAQGLENTDWQDEIYRTGYTQNQQLAISGGGDNVNYYFSGTYFGQQGIIVNSEFQKLQFLANVDAQVGSRLRVGINSVTSRSDQDGVSTQSTGRDNIGSVNGGGDDVVSLAFRFAPDVGRFDENGNFSQNTVGDDIENPWAVATQITNETKTDNSRTNVYADFEILKGLNIKSTLGYRTQNSTEGYFKPQTFVLSAGGGFLESVKRTNLLNENYLTYTTNVGNGNLTATAGHSYQKFTTEGLEAGARGLLTDVFGYYNLEAGAIDQRTVDSRFSESEIESVFGRVNFDWADKYLLTATVRRDGASNFAANNKYAIFPSVAFGWKVHREDFLLENPTLSTLKLRASYGLTGNQAIGPYSSLSIYRVQAPTVVGGPFAVDLAREANPDLKWETSYQTNIGVDFGFFEDRITLSADYYNIDTEDLLAVDRASNFYLGTSDLDVLRNVGSINNRGLEFSLNSTNINRNDFRWTSNFNIARNRNEIVELSGGTEILGSGAPGYFAGGNTYILREGEALGLFWGLNYQGVYQGGALPTGTAVQDVSLDDMGNPIPGEPLFADVADEEGNFDGTITDDDRQIIGDPNPDFTFGFTNTLTYKAFDLNIFFQGAVGGDIYNLTAVQLFNGDSNGLTDVLNSWTPENPNTDIPRATIRGRERSSRFVEDGSYVRLKNVALGYTLPSSVFNNIGFGSSARLSVSAQNLLTFTDYSGLDPEVSYFGSGGESSGDDNVIQGHDFGNYPNLRSITFSLNLRF
- the pdxA gene encoding 4-hydroxythreonine-4-phosphate dehydrogenase PdxA: MTPLQIGISIGDPNGIGPEVVIKSLVREGILDMITPVIYASEATLKSYQGEAAEAFSYTVVDSAEAAEDGRVNLVLAFPEDFELNPGEPTETGGRAAALALEQAVEDLKEGNIDGLVTAPINKSVMPKEGFPYPGHTEMLTERLGAEESLMFLVTNELRVGVVTNHIPVAEVAAKVTKKAIVDKLKIMDAALRSDFGLQRPVIAVLGLNPHAGDNGKIGMEDIKVVRPAVEAAKKEGILAMGPFPADGFFGAGKQHDFDGVLAMYHDQGLIPFKALSFGKGVNYTAGLPAIRTSPDHGTAYDLVGKDEANPASFIAALFRAHEAFQHRARHEEDAANPLESRMHLVYKKRPRGEGGKGGGKGGPRKGARSGKPRS